The proteins below are encoded in one region of Hemiscyllium ocellatum isolate sHemOce1 chromosome 3, sHemOce1.pat.X.cur, whole genome shotgun sequence:
- the LOC132835460 gene encoding gap junction Cx32.2 protein-like has product MGDWTFLGRLLDKVQSQSTVIGKIWLTTLFVFRILLLGAGAEKVWGDEQSGFVCNTRQPGCENVCYDKAFPISHIRFWVLQIIFVSTPTLIYLGHALHVIHNEAKQATDEAKTTFRKIKKSKYTVTHGKVKIQGILLFSYLLQVFCKVLFEVAFIMGQWYLFGFSLSPIYVCDRYPCPHRVDCFISRPTEKTIFIIFMLAVSCVSLVLNLSEIIYLIFKGIMFSTRKKYHHHIQPRYVFDTFDKSGVSEAVFPSDSKSDLLKGEKQYNSNDPSSQNRINDNIETSVKKPKDDLVKMSKDE; this is encoded by the coding sequence ATGGGAGACTGGACCTTTCTTGGAAGATTGCTGGACAAAGTTCAGTCACAGTCTACAGTGATTGGGAAAATCTGGCTCACGACATTGTTTGTGTTCAGGATCTTACTCCTTGGAgctggtgcagagaaggtttggggtgatGAACAGTCTGGCTTCGTTTGCAACACACGCCAACCTGGTTGTGAAAATGTCTGCTATGATAAAGCTTTTCCAATCTCTCACATTCGCTTTTGGGTTCTTCAGATTATTTTCGTCTCGACCCCTACCTTGATATATCTTGGTCATGCTTTACATGTGATCCACAATGAAGCAAAACAAGCAACTGATGAAGCTAAAACTACTTTCAGAAAAATCAAGAAGTCAAAATACACTGTAACGCATGGAAAAGTGAAAATACAAGGAATCCTATTATTCTCCTACTTACTACAAGTTTTCTGTAAAGTTTTATTTGAAGTTGCTTTCATTATGGGTCAATGGTATCTATTTGGATTTTCCTTGAGTCCTATTTATGTATGTGACAGATACCCCTGTCCACATAGAGTAGATTGCTTTATTTCACGTCCAACAGAAAAGaccattttcattatttttatgttGGCTGTGAGTTGTGTGTCACTTGTTCTAAATTTAAGTGAAATAATTTACCTTATTTTCAAGGGAATAATGTTTTCTACACGTAAAAAGTATCACCATCACATTCAACCTAGATATGTCTTTGACACTTTTGATAAATCAGGTGTCTCTGAAGCCGTATTTCCATCAGATTCTAAATCCGACCTTTTGAAAGGAGAGAAACAATATAATAGTAATGACCCCAGTTCTCAGAATAGGATTAACGATAACATTGAAACGTCTGTTAAGAAACCAAAGGATGATCTGGTGAAAATGTCTAAGGATGAATAA